The Candidatus Polarisedimenticolaceae bacterium genome window below encodes:
- a CDS encoding SulP family inorganic anion transporter: MSEPAPSDLLRAAPVRGWRAAFPPSQWIPTYRPRWLAGDAVAGVTLAAYGIPVSLAYASLAGLPPHYGIYGYLVGGLFYALFGTSRQLAIGPTSAISMLVGVTVAGMARGDATRWADIAALTALVMAAMCVLAWLFRLSSLVNFISESILLGFKAGAALTIAMTQLPKLLGVKGGGEHFFERVGVLWSQVPETNVAVLAFGLVALAILLAGEKLLPGRPVALFVVVASIVVLSATSLADLGFKVVGELPKGLPAFHLPGVRLRDVDGVIPLAFACVLLAYVESVSAARALARQNGYEIDTRQELLGLGAANLGAALFQAYPVAGGLSQSSVNDKAGARTPLALVFASIAIGLCLLVLTGTLANLPNVVLAAIVLVAVKGLINVREMRHVWRVSRFEFAVSMVAFAAVLLLGILKGVMVAVLVSLLLLIRRAAHPHVAFLGRIPGTRYYSDMERHPENEPAPGALVFRVEASIVYFNAEHVRDAVLERIRSFAGPLRIVVCDLGTSPNVDLAGASMLSALHAQLKSAGVGLRLVGARGQVRDLLRAEGMEERVGYVGRRSSVAEILDEFSPGPPPSPRTGP; the protein is encoded by the coding sequence ATGAGCGAGCCCGCGCCTTCCGACCTCCTGCGCGCCGCCCCGGTCCGCGGATGGCGCGCGGCGTTCCCGCCGTCGCAGTGGATCCCGACGTACCGGCCGCGATGGCTGGCCGGGGACGCCGTCGCCGGCGTGACCCTCGCCGCCTACGGCATCCCGGTGTCGCTCGCCTACGCGTCGCTCGCCGGATTGCCGCCCCACTACGGCATCTACGGTTATCTGGTCGGCGGCCTCTTCTACGCGCTGTTCGGCACGTCGCGGCAGCTGGCGATCGGCCCGACGTCGGCGATCTCGATGCTCGTCGGGGTCACCGTCGCCGGCATGGCCCGGGGGGACGCGACGCGCTGGGCGGACATCGCGGCGCTCACCGCGCTCGTCATGGCCGCCATGTGCGTGCTGGCGTGGCTGTTCCGACTGAGCTCCCTCGTCAACTTCATCAGCGAGAGCATCCTGCTCGGCTTCAAGGCCGGCGCGGCGCTCACGATCGCGATGACGCAGCTCCCCAAGCTGCTCGGCGTGAAGGGGGGAGGGGAGCACTTCTTCGAGCGCGTCGGGGTGTTGTGGAGCCAGGTCCCCGAGACGAACGTCGCCGTGCTCGCGTTCGGCCTCGTCGCCCTCGCGATCCTCCTCGCCGGCGAGAAGCTCCTGCCGGGCCGCCCGGTCGCGTTGTTCGTGGTCGTGGCGTCGATCGTCGTCCTCTCGGCGACGTCGCTGGCCGATCTGGGCTTCAAGGTCGTGGGGGAGCTGCCGAAGGGGCTTCCCGCGTTCCACCTGCCGGGGGTGCGGCTGCGCGACGTCGACGGCGTGATCCCGCTCGCGTTCGCCTGCGTGCTGCTGGCGTACGTGGAGAGCGTCTCCGCCGCGCGCGCGCTCGCGCGCCAGAACGGCTACGAGATCGACACGCGCCAGGAGCTTCTGGGCCTGGGCGCGGCGAACCTGGGCGCGGCGCTCTTCCAGGCGTACCCGGTGGCGGGCGGCCTCTCCCAGTCGTCGGTGAACGACAAGGCCGGGGCGAGGACGCCGCTGGCCCTCGTGTTCGCCTCGATCGCGATCGGACTCTGCCTCCTGGTCCTCACGGGGACGCTGGCGAATCTCCCGAACGTCGTGCTCGCGGCGATCGTGCTGGTCGCCGTCAAGGGCCTGATCAACGTGCGCGAGATGCGTCACGTGTGGCGGGTCAGCCGGTTCGAGTTCGCCGTCTCGATGGTCGCGTTCGCCGCCGTGCTCCTCCTGGGGATCCTCAAGGGCGTCATGGTGGCGGTGCTGGTCTCCCTGCTGCTCCTCATCCGGCGTGCCGCCCACCCGCACGTGGCGTTCCTGGGCCGCATTCCCGGCACCCGCTACTACTCCGACATGGAGCGCCACCCTGAGAACGAGCCGGCCCCGGGGGCGCTGGTCTTCCGCGTCGAGGCGTCGATCGTCTACTTCAACGCCGAGCACGTGCGCGACGCCGTCCTGGAGAGGATCCGCTCGTTCGCGGGCCCCCTGCGGATCGTGGTCTGCGACCTGGGCACCTCGCCGAACGTCGACCTCGCCGGCGCGAGCATGTTGTCCGCGCTCCACGCGCAGCTGAAGTCGGCGGGCGTGGGCCTGCGGCTGGTCGGCGCGCGCGGTCAGGTGCGCGATCTGCTGCGCGCGGAGGGGATGGAGGAGCGCGTCGGGTACGTGGGTCGGAGGAGCTCGGTGGCGGAGATTCTGGACGAGTTCAGTCCCGGCCCTCCGCCTTCTCCCCGTACCGGTCCTTGA
- the ppk2 gene encoding polyphosphate kinase 2 produces MKGKEYAKELAKLHGELVALQQWVVHAGLKVCIVFEGRDGAGKGGTIKAITERVSPRVFRVVALPAPTDREKSQMYMQRYIPHFPAAGEVVIFDRSWYNRAGVERVLGFCTEEQAKRFLAGVPLVEKAMVDSGILLLKYWLEVSPEEQTRRLEARIHDRRKVWKLSPMDLKSYNRWYDYSRARDEMFAATDTGWAPWTVVPSDDKKVARLNVLADLLDRIPYKKAPRPKVKLPKRQKPGGYREAKRKLDFVKDRYGEKAEGRD; encoded by the coding sequence ATGAAGGGCAAGGAGTACGCGAAGGAGCTCGCGAAGCTGCACGGGGAGCTCGTGGCGCTGCAGCAGTGGGTCGTCCACGCCGGACTCAAGGTCTGCATCGTCTTCGAAGGGCGCGACGGCGCCGGCAAGGGCGGCACGATCAAGGCGATCACCGAGCGGGTGAGCCCGCGGGTCTTCCGCGTGGTGGCGCTCCCCGCTCCGACCGATCGCGAGAAGAGCCAGATGTACATGCAGCGCTACATCCCGCACTTCCCGGCGGCCGGCGAAGTCGTGATCTTCGACCGGAGCTGGTACAACCGCGCCGGCGTCGAGCGGGTCCTGGGGTTCTGTACCGAGGAGCAAGCGAAGCGGTTCCTGGCGGGGGTGCCTCTGGTGGAGAAGGCGATGGTCGACTCGGGGATCCTGCTCCTCAAGTACTGGCTCGAGGTCAGTCCCGAGGAGCAGACGCGCCGGCTCGAGGCGCGCATCCACGACCGCCGCAAGGTCTGGAAACTCTCGCCGATGGATCTGAAGTCCTACAACCGCTGGTACGACTACTCCCGGGCCCGTGACGAGATGTTCGCGGCGACCGACACGGGCTGGGCGCCCTGGACCGTGGTCCCGTCGGACGACAAGAAGGTCGCCCGTCTGAACGTCCTCGCCGACCTCCTCGACCGGATCCCCTACAAGAAGGCGCCGCGGCCGAAGGTGAAGCTCCCCAAGCGCCAGAAGCCCGGCGGATACCGGGAGGCCAAGCGCAAGCTCGACTTCGTCAAGGACCGGTACGGGGAGAAGGCGGAGGGCCGGGACTGA